A DNA window from Salvelinus fontinalis isolate EN_2023a chromosome 28, ASM2944872v1, whole genome shotgun sequence contains the following coding sequences:
- the LOC129826768 gene encoding albumin 2-like — protein MQWLAVCSLLVLLCVSAWSQNQICTIFTEAKKDGFKAMALVGLAQNLPDSLLDDVVPLVAEAFTMGIQCCSDEPLEDCNRDVADLFQSAVCSSETLVEKSNLKHCCEKTATERTHCFVDHKAKIPRDLSLTSESPAADQCEDFKKDRKDFVESFIFRFSKRNTMLPPHVILAVTKSYGEVLATCCGKSEVEAQTCFNTKKPTFEHFVRNRVNELKALCIVHNKYGDRIFKAKKMIQYSQKMPQASFQEMKGIVDKIVATTAPCCSGDMITCMKRRKVLVDEVCGNRSVLSRTAGLKACCKEHAIDRGSCVEAMKPDTKPDSLSEHYDLHADITAVCHTFTKTPDVALGKLIYELSVRHPESSQQVILRFSKEAEQAFLQCCDKEDHAECVKTALADSNLDKMITDEIEYYKNLCAAEAALGDYNFEKSMMVYYTRIMPQASFVQLHIVSETVADVFHDCCKDQPGHLVLPCAEEKSTNVLDATCNDDNYSSINPRIAHCCNQSYSMRRPCILAIQPDTEFTPPELDANNFHMGPELCTKNSKDLLLSGKKLLYDVVRHKTTITEDHLKTISTNYSITKEKCCAAEDKEACFTDQAAKLLAESVELVKV, from the exons ATGCAGTGGTTGGCTGTCTGCAGCCTGTTGGTTCTGCTGTGTGTATCAGCCTGGTCTCAGAATCAGATCTGTACCATCTTCACAGAGGCCAAGAAAGATGGATTCAAAGCTAT ggcactAGTAGGGCTGGCTCAGAACCTTCCAGATAGTTTGTTGGATGACGTGGTGCCCCTGGTTGCGGAAGCCTTCACCATGGGCATCCAATGCTGCTCAGACGAACCCCTAGAAGACTGCAACAGGGACGTG GCGGACCTGTTCCAGAGTGCTGTGTGTTCTTCTGAGACCTTAGTTGAGAAGAGCAATCTGAAGCACTGCTGTGAGAAGACTgccactgagagaacacactgcTTCGTGGACCACAAGGCCAAG ATTCCCCGGGACCTGTCCCTCACCTCTGAGTCGCCAGCTGCAGACCAGTGTGAAGACTTTAAGAAGGACCGCAAGGATTTCGTGGAGAG CTTCATCTTCAGGTTCTCCAAGCGCAACACCATGCTACCTCCTCACGTGATCCTGGCTGTCACTAAGAGTTACGGAGAGGTTCTGGCTACCTGCTGTGGGAAGAGTGAGGTCGAGGCCCAGACCTGCTTCAACACCAAG AAACCTACGTTCGAACACTTCGTCAGGAACCGTGTCAATGAACTGAAGGCCCTGTGCATTGTCCACAACAAATATGGAGACCGCATTTTCAAGGCCAA GAAGATGATCCAGTACAGTCAGAAGATGCCTCAGGCCTCGTTCCAGGAGATGAAAGGCATTGTAGACAAGATCGTAGCGACTACTGCCCCCTGCTGCAGCGGAGACATGATCACATGCATGAAGCGGAGA AAGGTGCTGGTAGACGAGGTGTGTGGGAACCGTAGTGTGTTGTCCCGCACGGCGGGTCTGAAAGCGTGCTGTAAGGAACACGCCATAGACAGAGGATCCTGTGTTGAGGCCATGAAGCCAGACACGAAGCCAGACAGTCTGTCTGAGCACTACGACCTGCACGCTGACATAACTGCTGTCTGCCACACCTTCACCAAGACCCCTGATGTAGCCCTGGGGAA GTTGATCTATGAGCTGTCAGTGCGCCACCCTGAGTCGTCCCAGCAGGTGATTCTGAGGTTCTCCAAGGAGGCTGAGCAGGCCTTCCTCCAGTGCTGCGACAAGGAGGACCACGCAGAGTGTGTCAAAACGGCT CTGGCCGACAGTAACCTAGACAAGATGATCACTGATGAGATTGAATACTACAAGAACTTGTGTGCTGCCGAGGCTGCCCTGGGAGATTACAACTTTGAGAAGAG TATGATGGTGTACTACACCAGGATAATGCCCCAGGCCTCCTTCGTCCAGCTTCACATTGTGTCTGAGACTGTGGCTGATGTTTTCCATGACTGCTGCAAGGACCAGCCAGGCCACTTAGTCTTGCCCTGCGCAGAGGAGaag TCGACCAACGTGCTCGACGCCACGTGTAACGACGACAACTACTCCAGCATTAACCCCCGCATCGCCCACTGCTGCAACCAGTCCTACTCCATGAGGAGACCCTGCATCCTGGCCATCCAGCCTGACACAGAGTTCACGCCCCCGGAGCTGGATGCCAACAACTTCCACATGGGCCCTGAGCTCTGCACCAAGAACAGCAAGGACCTCCTGCTATCTGGGAAGAA GCTGCTGTACGATGTGGTCAGACATAAGACCACCATCACCGAGGATCATCTGAAGACCatctctactaactacagcatcacgaAGGAGAAGTGCTGTGCTGCTGAGGACAAAGAAGCATGCTTCACTGACCAG GCTGCCAAGCTGCTAGCTGAGAGTGTAGAGCTGGTCAAGGTTTAA